A region from the Nocardioides coralli genome encodes:
- a CDS encoding SDR family NAD(P)-dependent oxidoreductase, translating into MTRDLSGAVVAVVGASGALGRRIAGVLDEHGARLVLVGRDEQALRDVGVTGEVVVGDLTDAELGERVVTVATEAHGRLDGVVNAAGVVAFGTLADTDDAVLEQLFLVNVLGPLWLLRRVQPALAEAGGFVVNLPGVVAEQPLPGMVAYSASKAALAAADQALSRELRRVGITVHDVRPPHTETGLADRPLAGSAPKLPTGLDPDRVARRIVQAVLDGEPVVHAGGF; encoded by the coding sequence ATGACCCGCGACCTGTCCGGAGCCGTCGTCGCGGTCGTCGGTGCCAGTGGTGCCCTCGGCCGCCGGATCGCCGGGGTGCTGGACGAGCACGGCGCTCGGCTGGTCCTCGTGGGACGTGACGAGCAGGCGCTGCGTGACGTGGGCGTCACGGGCGAGGTGGTGGTCGGGGACCTGACCGACGCGGAGCTCGGCGAGCGGGTCGTCACCGTCGCCACGGAGGCCCATGGTCGTCTCGACGGCGTGGTGAACGCGGCCGGGGTGGTCGCCTTCGGCACGCTGGCCGACACCGACGACGCCGTGCTTGAGCAGCTCTTCCTCGTCAACGTGCTCGGTCCGCTGTGGCTCTTACGCCGCGTACAGCCCGCGCTGGCCGAGGCGGGCGGCTTCGTCGTCAACCTCCCCGGGGTGGTGGCCGAGCAGCCGCTGCCCGGCATGGTCGCCTACAGCGCCAGCAAGGCCGCCCTGGCCGCCGCCGACCAGGCGCTGTCGCGTGAGCTGCGCCGGGTCGGCATCACCGTCCACGACGTCAGGCCTCCGCACACCGAGACGGGCCTCGCCGACCGCCCTCTCGCCGGGTCCGCACCGAAGCTGCCCACCGGGCTCGACCCCGACCGGGTCGCCCGGCGGATCGTGCAGGCGGTCCTCGACGGCGAGCCGGTCGTGCACGCCGGCGGCTTCTGA
- a CDS encoding TIGR00725 family protein translates to MNPTYVAVVGPSGDPESPVAQAAEEVGRLLAEAGCVVVTGGGTGVMAAASRGAAGAGGTTLGILPGNDRAEGNPHLTLAIPTGLGEVRNALVVRAADAVVAVGGSWGTLSEIALACRTGVRCVSLLGWDLPETGGPVVADSPAAAVRAALSSG, encoded by the coding sequence GTGAACCCCACCTACGTCGCCGTGGTCGGCCCCAGCGGCGACCCCGAGTCGCCTGTGGCACAGGCCGCCGAGGAGGTCGGCCGGCTGCTCGCGGAGGCCGGGTGCGTCGTCGTCACCGGCGGCGGCACCGGCGTCATGGCCGCTGCGTCCCGGGGCGCGGCCGGAGCCGGGGGTACGACGCTCGGGATCCTGCCCGGCAACGACCGCGCCGAGGGCAATCCCCACCTGACCCTGGCGATCCCCACCGGCCTCGGCGAGGTGCGAAACGCGCTCGTGGTCCGGGCGGCCGACGCCGTGGTGGCTGTCGGCGGCAGCTGGGGCACGCTCAGCGAGATCGCCCTGGCCTGCCGCACCGGCGTCCGCTGCGTCTCCCTGCTCGGCTGGGACCTGCCGGAGACCGGCGGCCCGGTGGTGGCGGACTCACCCGCGGCCGCGGTGAGAGCTGCCCTGTCGTCCGGGTAA